From the Meleagris gallopavo isolate NT-WF06-2002-E0010 breed Aviagen turkey brand Nicholas breeding stock chromosome 17, Turkey_5.1, whole genome shotgun sequence genome, one window contains:
- the LOC100547611 gene encoding T-box transcription factor TBX3-like has translation MLRGVCVRLRCASGCANEEKARGSASGCCWLSPCSFSLHPASPGRFAPQTILNSMHKYQPRFHIVRANDILKLPYSTFRTYVFPETEFIAVTAYQNDKITQLKIDNNPFAKGFRDTGNGRREKRKQLTLQSMRVYDERQKKENPTSDESSNEQTAFKCFAQSSCPAVPAVGTSSLKDLCPSEGDSDADSKDDPLLEASESGKISTTTATTPAPASSGAAASDDPREKGGSPSKSHFFPSDSATSRSRERTEKAPPDSRHSPATISSSSRGGGLSGEELKSPLRDGPKVDENRLLGKEPFAPLTVQTDSTAHLSQGHLQNLGFPPALAGQQFFNPLGNGHPLLLHPGQFAMGGAFSGMAAGMGPLLATVSGASAGGSGLDSTVMATAAAQGLSGASTAALPFHLQQHVLASQGLAMSPFGSLFPYPYTYMAAAAAASSAASSSVHRHPFLNAVRPRLRYSPYPLPVPLPDGSSLLTTALPGALAAPSGETKGSALASSPGAVPLDSASDLTSRSSTLSSGSVSLSPKLGADKEAATSELQNIQRLVSGLDPKQDRSRSGSP, from the exons ATGCTGCGCGGCGTCTGCGTGCGTTTGCGGTGCGCGAGCGGCTGCGCAAATGAGGAGAAAGCACGGGGCAGCGCGAGCGGGTGCTGCTGGCTCTCACCctgttctttttccctccaCCCTGCCTCCCCCGGCCGCTTCGCACCGCAGACCATTTTAAACTCCATGCATAAGTACCAGCCCCGCTTCCACATCGTCCGAGCGAACGATATTCTCAAGCTTCCCTACAGCACGTTCCGGACCTACGTGTTCCCGGAGACTGAATTCATCGCAGTGACCGCATACCAGAATGATAAG ATCACTCAATTAAAAATTGACAACAACCCCTTTGCCAAAGGTTTTCGCGACACTGGGaatggaaggagggaaaaaag GAAGCAGCTGACCCTGCAGTCCATGCGGGTGTACGACGagaggcagaaaaaagaaaatcccactTCAGACGAATCGTCTAACGAACAGACAGCCTTCAAGTGCTTCGCGCAGTCCTCCTGCCCCGCCGTGCCTGCCGTCGGCACCTCCAGCCTCAAAG ATCTCTGTCCCAGCGAGGGTGACAGCGATGCCGACAGCAAAGACGACCCTTTGCTAGAAGCCAGCGAGTCGGGCAAAATCAGCACGACCACGGCCACCACCCCCGCGCCGGCCAGCTCCGGTGCGGCTGCGAGTGACGACCCCCGGGAAAAGGGGGGCAGCCCCTCCAAAAGTCACTTCTTCCCCAGCGACTCGGCGACGAGCCGGAGCCGGGAGAGGACGGAGAAAGCCCCCCCAGACTCCCGACACAGCCCGGCCAccatctcctccagcagccGAGGGGGAGGCTTGAGCGGCGAGGAACTGAAAAGCCCCCTCCGGGACGGCCCTAAAGTAGACGAGAACCGGCTGCTGGGGAAAGAGCCCTTCGCCCCCCTCACGGTCCAGACCGACAGCACGGCGCACCTGAGCCAGGGACATTTGCAGAACCTGGGGTTCCCACCCGCTCTGGCCGGCCAGCAGTTCTTCAACCCGCTGGGGAACGGGCATCCGCTGCTGCTGCACCCCGGGCAGTTCGCTATGGGGGGGGCTTTCTCCGGCATGGCCGCGGGCATGGGGCCGCTGCTCGCCACAGTGTCGGGGGCTTCCGCCGGCGGCTCGGGACTGGACAGCACGGTGATGGCCACGGCGGCCGCCCAGGGACTCTCGGGAGCATCCACGGCCGCTCTGCCCTTCCACCTGCAGCAGCACGTCCTGGCCTCTCAG GGCTTGGCCATGTCTCCCTTCGGCAGCCTCTTCCCCTACCCCTACACCTACATGGCGGCGGCGGCGGCAGCTTCCAGCGCGGCCTCCAGTTCTGTGCACCGGCATCCCTTCCTCAACGCCGTGCGGCCCCGGCTCCGCTACAGCCCCTACCCGTTGCCCGTGCCCCTGCCCGACGGCAGCAGCCTCCTCACCACCGCGCTGCCCGGGGCTCTGGCCGCGCCCTCCGGAGAGACCAAAGGCAGCGCTCTGGCCTCCAGCCCCGGCGCCGTGCCTCTGGACTCCGCCTCGGACCTCACCAGCCGCTCGTCCACGCTCTCCTCCGGCTCCGTATCCCTGTCCCCAAAGCTGGGAGCCGACAAGGAGGCGGCCACCAGCGAACTGCAGAATATCCAGCGCCTGGTCAGCGGCCTCGACCCCAAGCAGGACAGATCCCGCAGCGGCTCCCCGTAG
- the LOC104913609 gene encoding T-box transcription factor TBX3-like has protein sequence MNIPMRDPVIPGTSMAYHPFLPHRAPDFAMSAVLGHQPPFFPALALPPNGAAALSLPGALAKPIMDQLVGAAETAIPFSSLGHQAAAHLRPLKTLEPEEEVEDDPKVHLEAKELWEQFHKRGTEMVITKSGRRMFPPFKVRCTGLDKKAKYILLMDIVAADDCRYKFHNSRWMVAGKADPEMPKRMYIHPDSPATGEQWMSKVVTFHKLKLTNNISDKHGFVSPFPLSPSSVPPQCPARSFPRRCSLGTTRVEYGE, from the exons ATGAATATACCGATGAGAGATCCAGTGATCCCTGGGACAAGCATGGCTTATCATCCTTTTTTACCTCACCGGGCACCGGACTTTGCCATGAGCGCCGTGCTGGGACATCAGCCCCCCTTCTTCCCGGCCCTGGCTTTGCCCCCCAACGGAGCGGCTGCCCTCTCCCTCCCCGGGGCCCTGGCTAAGCCCATTATGGATCAGCTAGTGGGGGCTGCAGAGACTGCTatccctttttcttccctgggCCACCAGGCAGCAGCCCATCTGAGGCCTTTAAAAACTCTGGAGCCAGAAGAAGAAGTGGAAGACGACCCGAAAGTGCACCTGGAAGCCAAAGAGCTTTGGGAACAATTCCATAAAAGAGGCACGGAGATGGTGATCACCAAATCGGGAAG GAGAATGTTTCCTCCGTTTAAAGTGAGATGCACTGGACTGGATAAAAAGGCCAAGTACATTTTATTGATGGATATTGTGGCGGCTGACGACTGTAGGTACAAATTCCATAATTCCCGGTGGATGGTAGCCGGCAAAGCTGACCCTGAAATGCCAAAGAGAATGTACATCCACCCGGACAGCCCGGCCACCGGAGAACAATGGATGTCCAAAGTCGTCACCTTTCACAAGCTGAAGCTCACTAACAACATCTCTGACAAGCACGGATTTGTGAgtccttttcccctctccccaaGCAGTGTTCCCCCGCAGTGCCCGGCCCGGAGCTTTCCCAGGCGCTGCAGTTTGGGCACCACACGTGTGGAATATGGGGAATAA